Proteins from a single region of Desulfobaccales bacterium:
- a CDS encoding DUF4174 domain-containing protein — MPDLSAYRWQNRLLLLFAPTADHPAYQTLGRELEEQAKGVKDWGLIVFRVLEAGRSFQNGDELSPEQAQALRQRFAAPPGAFTVVLVGKDGGVKLNEARRVPLADIFALIDSMPMRRQEMQERQ; from the coding sequence ATGCCTGATCTGTCCGCCTACCGCTGGCAGAACCGCTTGCTCCTGCTGTTTGCGCCCACGGCCGACCACCCCGCCTACCAGACCCTGGGGCGGGAACTGGAGGAACAGGCCAAAGGCGTCAAGGACTGGGGTCTCATCGTCTTCCGGGTCCTGGAGGCGGGGAGAAGTTTTCAGAATGGCGACGAACTCTCCCCTGAGCAGGCCCAGGCCCTGCGGCAGCGCTTTGCCGCCCCACCCGGCGCCTTCACCGTGGTGCTGGTGGGCAAGGACGGCGGGGTGAAGCTGAATGAAGCGCGGCGGGTGCCCCTGGCCGACATCTTTGCTTTGATCGACAGCATGCCCATGCGCCGCCAGGAGATGCAGGAGCGGCAGTAA
- a CDS encoding DUF2237 domain-containing protein, whose protein sequence is MAEARNVLGGKLEFCSLAPRTGFYRTGRCVTGPEDTGTHVICALVTAEFLAFTRSRGNDLTTPAPEFGFPGLKPGDRWCLCALRWREALEAGVAPPMVLAATHEAALKFVSLEDLKRHALDGA, encoded by the coding sequence ATGGCCGAGGCCAGAAATGTGCTGGGCGGGAAGCTGGAATTCTGCTCCCTTGCCCCCCGCACCGGCTTTTATCGCACTGGCAGGTGTGTAACGGGACCGGAGGACACGGGCACCCATGTCATCTGCGCTCTGGTGACGGCGGAATTCCTGGCCTTCACCCGTTCCCGGGGCAATGACCTCACCACCCCGGCGCCGGAGTTCGGCTTTCCGGGCTTAAAGCCGGGGGACCGCTGGTGTCTATGCGCCCTGCGCTGGCGGGAAGCCCTGGAGGCGGGGGTGGCCCCGCCGATGGTCTTGGCGGCCACCCACGAGGCCGCCCTCAAGTTTGTCTCCCTGGAGGATCTGAAAAGACATGCCCTGGACGGGGCCTGA
- a CDS encoding HNH endonuclease, whose amino-acid sequence MRTGRTPEHLGPCPICGRPLLAGDSIDRHHWRPRSQGGTEAAYLHRTCHRKLHSLFTDKELATEFATPDRIRQHPEMQKFIRWVRRQPPERVARHRKPRLHPHGHRG is encoded by the coding sequence ATGCGCACCGGCAGGACCCCTGAGCATCTGGGTCCGTGTCCCATCTGCGGCCGGCCCCTGCTCGCCGGCGACAGCATCGACCGCCATCACTGGCGGCCCAGATCCCAGGGCGGCACCGAGGCCGCTTACCTGCACCGCACCTGCCATCGCAAGCTTCATTCCCTGTTCACCGACAAAGAGCTGGCCACGGAGTTTGCCACCCCCGACCGCATCCGCCAGCACCCCGAGATGCAGAAATTCATCCGCTGGGTGCGCCGCCAGCCGCCGGAGCGAGTGGCGCGCCACCGGAAGCCCCGGCTCCATCCTCACGGCCACCGGGGGTGA
- a CDS encoding pyridoxamine 5'-phosphate oxidase family protein, giving the protein MTDATEIHQILQELLQGQRLAVLATVAAEEPRRPYTNLIAFTATADLKEVLFATPRATRKFADLTATPHVSLLVDNRSHRETDFGEAAAVTVLGTASELLEPERERYQAIYLAKHPYLRDFVTAPTCALIRVRVEKYILVTRFQEVHEVVPAS; this is encoded by the coding sequence ATGACTGACGCGACGGAGATCCACCAGATATTGCAGGAGCTGCTCCAGGGGCAGCGGCTGGCGGTGCTGGCCACCGTGGCCGCGGAGGAGCCCCGGCGGCCCTACACCAACCTCATCGCCTTTACCGCCACTGCGGACCTGAAAGAGGTCCTGTTCGCCACCCCCCGGGCGACCCGGAAGTTCGCCGACCTGACGGCCACTCCCCACGTGTCCCTGCTGGTGGACAACCGCAGCCACCGGGAGACGGATTTCGGCGAGGCCGCGGCGGTGACCGTCCTGGGCACCGCCTCGGAACTCCTGGAGCCGGAGCGGGAGCGATACCAGGCCATTTACTTAGCCAAGCATCCGTATCTCCGGGACTTCGTCACTGCGCCCACCTGCGCCCTCATCCGGGTGCGGGTGGAAAAGTACATCCTGGTCACCCGCTTCCAGGAGGTGCATGAGGTGGTCCCCGCCTCATGA